A DNA window from Kitasatospora viridis contains the following coding sequences:
- a CDS encoding GNAT family N-acetyltransferase produces MTSSYRIRPEQPGDHAAVHDLHVLAFGDPDRVPGLVAALRTAPAAFAPLSLVATDADRSVVGHVMLSAGRLDAQRRLVDVATLSPLGVHPEHQRRGVGTELVAAALAAAERQGLPLVFLEGSPPYYGARGFERASAHGFRAPSLRIPDPAFQVARLSAHEEWMTGGYVYSEAFWAHDCVGLRDPERFARIAALG; encoded by the coding sequence ATGACATCCAGCTACCGGATCCGGCCGGAACAGCCCGGGGACCACGCCGCCGTCCACGACCTGCACGTGCTCGCCTTCGGTGACCCGGACCGGGTGCCCGGCCTGGTGGCGGCGCTGCGCACGGCGCCGGCGGCGTTCGCCCCGCTGTCGCTGGTGGCGACGGACGCGGACCGGTCGGTGGTGGGCCACGTGATGCTCAGCGCCGGGCGGTTGGACGCGCAGCGGCGACTGGTGGACGTGGCCACGCTCTCGCCGCTCGGCGTCCACCCGGAGCACCAGCGCCGGGGCGTGGGAACGGAGTTGGTCGCGGCGGCGCTGGCGGCGGCGGAGCGGCAGGGCCTGCCGCTGGTCTTCCTGGAGGGTTCGCCGCCCTACTACGGAGCCCGCGGCTTCGAGCGCGCCTCGGCACACGGGTTCCGGGCGCCCTCGCTGCGGATCCCGGACCCGGCCTTCCAGGTGGCGCGACTGTCCGCGCACGAGGAGTGGATGACGGGCGGTTACGTCTACAGCGAGGCGTTCTGGGCGCACGACTGCGTCGGCCTGCGCGACCCCGAGCGCTTCGCCCGGATCGCCGCGCTCGGTTAG
- a CDS encoding cupin domain-containing protein, which translates to MYDSFAVYVPNAELDPEPLAPARVLAGTPEASGRVLWESPDGRTVRGIRQLTPGVLSDVAADELFVVVSGRATIEIEDGPVLEVGPGDVCVLNAGDRTVWTVHETLRKAYAITLPARYRRPAERDDF; encoded by the coding sequence ATGTATGACAGTTTTGCCGTGTACGTCCCGAACGCGGAGCTCGACCCCGAGCCGCTGGCCCCGGCCCGGGTGCTGGCCGGGACGCCCGAGGCCTCGGGACGGGTGCTCTGGGAGTCGCCGGACGGGCGGACCGTGCGCGGGATCCGGCAGCTCACGCCCGGAGTGCTGTCCGACGTCGCGGCCGACGAACTGTTCGTCGTGGTGAGCGGACGGGCGACGATCGAGATCGAGGACGGGCCGGTACTGGAGGTCGGCCCGGGCGACGTCTGCGTGCTCAATGCGGGGGACCGCACCGTGTGGACGGTGCACGAGACCCTGCGCAAGGCCTACGCCATCACCCTGCCCGCTCGCTACCGCCGACCCGCCGAACGAGATGACTTCTGA
- a CDS encoding ABC transporter ATP-binding protein yields MIEIEELTRTFGTRTAVDRLTLTIGEGEVFALLGPNGAGKTTTVRMLGCLIGRTSGRAVVAGQRIGDPGADRRIRGLIGLLPEEPGLYPDLTAVQTLDYFGKLHQLPKRVRAERTEELLTRLGLWERRDSKAATYSKGMRQRLAIARALIHDPPVLFLDEPTANLDPEGARAVREFLLQLRAERRTIVLNTHDLAEAERVCDRVGVLRTRLVAVGSPAELRAQLHGSTTRIRLDAVTDPVLAAVRALHPEGVRADGDTITVAVADPVRENPELVAAVVAAGGRVQSVVPVTASLEEVYLELLGEEKAP; encoded by the coding sequence GTGATCGAGATCGAGGAGCTGACCCGGACCTTCGGCACCCGCACCGCCGTGGACCGGCTCACCCTGACCATCGGCGAGGGCGAGGTCTTCGCGCTGCTCGGCCCGAACGGCGCCGGCAAGACCACCACCGTGCGGATGCTCGGCTGCCTGATCGGCCGGACCAGCGGCCGGGCCGTGGTGGCCGGTCAGCGGATCGGCGACCCCGGCGCCGACCGCAGGATCCGCGGCCTGATCGGCCTGCTGCCCGAGGAGCCCGGCCTCTACCCGGACCTGACGGCCGTTCAGACCCTCGACTACTTCGGCAAGCTGCACCAGCTCCCCAAGCGGGTCCGGGCCGAGCGCACCGAGGAACTGCTCACCCGGCTCGGCCTCTGGGAGCGCCGGGACAGCAAGGCCGCCACCTACTCCAAGGGCATGCGCCAGCGCCTGGCCATCGCCCGCGCGCTGATCCACGACCCGCCGGTGCTCTTCCTCGACGAGCCGACCGCCAACCTGGACCCCGAAGGCGCCCGCGCCGTGCGGGAGTTCCTGCTCCAGCTGCGCGCCGAGCGGCGCACCATCGTGCTCAACACCCACGACCTGGCCGAGGCCGAGCGGGTCTGCGACCGGGTCGGCGTGCTGCGCACCCGGCTGGTCGCGGTCGGCAGCCCCGCCGAGCTGCGGGCCCAGCTGCACGGCAGCACCACCCGGATCCGGCTGGACGCCGTGACCGACCCGGTGCTCGCCGCCGTCCGCGCGCTGCACCCCGAGGGCGTGCGCGCCGACGGCGACACGATCACGGTGGCCGTCGCGGACCCGGTGCGGGAGAACCCGGAGCTGGTGGCCGCCGTGGTCGCGGCCGGCGGGCGGGTGCAGAGCGTGGTGCCGGTCACCGCCAGCCTGGAGGAGGTCTACCTGGAACTGCTGGGTGAGGAGAAGGCCCCGTGA